The Halorubrum sp. BV1 genome has a window encoding:
- a CDS encoding DNA-directed RNA polymerase subunit H, whose amino-acid sequence MVDVSQHELVPDHVLLDADEIDEVLAEYDVKRTELPKIKRTDPALPDEAEVGDVVKITRNSRTTEKAVVYRLVVS is encoded by the coding sequence ATGGTAGACGTAAGCCAACACGAACTCGTCCCGGACCACGTCCTTCTCGACGCAGACGAGATCGACGAGGTTCTGGCGGAGTACGATGTGAAGAGAACGGAACTCCCGAAAATCAAACGCACGGATCCCGCGCTTCCCGACGAGGCCGAGGTCGGCGACGTGGTGAAGATCACACGGAACTCCCGAACAACTGAGAAGGCCGTCGTATACCGATTAGTCGTCTCATGA
- a CDS encoding histone deacetylase: MRFGYSERCLEHDTGERHPENPDRLCAIRRGLTKRHGVEYVDAEPAVREDVVAVHDEEYVDDLEAFLADGGGSWDPDTVASEGTWDAALTAAGLAQWAAQTALDGARDRNTPFAIGRPPGHHAVTDDAMGFCFFNNAAVAAQTVLDEGVADRVAIFDWDVHHGNGTQDIFYDRGDVLYASIHEDGLYPDTGALEETGEGEGDATTVNLPLAAGAGDADYCYAIDEAIAPALERFDPDLVIVSAGFDAHRHDPISRMRVSSEGYALMTDRVRSITDEVGAADAYVLEGGYGLDTLAEGVSMVHETYDGRTPVGGDDEPDEKTESIVAESRSLLGL; this comes from the coding sequence ATGCGGTTCGGCTACAGCGAGCGGTGTCTCGAACACGACACGGGTGAGAGACACCCCGAGAACCCGGACCGGCTCTGCGCTATCCGCCGCGGACTGACGAAGCGACACGGGGTCGAGTACGTCGACGCCGAGCCCGCCGTCCGCGAGGACGTGGTCGCCGTTCACGACGAGGAGTACGTCGACGATCTCGAGGCGTTCCTCGCGGACGGCGGAGGGAGCTGGGACCCCGACACCGTCGCGAGCGAGGGAACGTGGGACGCCGCGCTCACCGCGGCCGGACTGGCGCAGTGGGCGGCGCAGACGGCGCTCGACGGTGCGAGAGACCGAAACACGCCGTTCGCGATCGGCCGGCCGCCGGGACACCACGCGGTCACCGACGACGCGATGGGATTTTGCTTTTTCAACAACGCCGCCGTCGCGGCCCAGACCGTCCTCGATGAGGGCGTCGCGGACCGCGTCGCCATCTTCGACTGGGACGTTCACCACGGCAACGGCACACAGGACATCTTCTACGATCGGGGGGACGTCCTCTACGCGTCGATACACGAAGACGGGCTCTACCCGGACACGGGAGCGCTCGAAGAGACCGGCGAGGGAGAGGGTGACGCCACGACGGTGAACCTTCCGCTCGCCGCGGGTGCCGGCGACGCCGACTACTGTTACGCCATCGACGAAGCGATCGCGCCGGCGCTCGAACGGTTCGATCCGGATCTCGTGATCGTCTCGGCCGGATTCGACGCGCATCGCCACGACCCGATCTCGCGGATGCGCGTCTCCTCCGAGGGGTACGCGCTGATGACCGACCGCGTTCGGTCGATCACCGACGAGGTCGGGGCCGCCGACGCCTACGTGCTCGAAGGCGGGTACGGCCTCGACACGCTGGCAGAAGGGGTCTCGATGGTCCACGAGACGTACGACGGGCGGACTCCCGTCGGCGGCGACGACGAGCCCGACGAAAAGACGGAGTCGATCGTCGCGGAATCGCGGTCGCTTCTGGGCCTATAG
- a CDS encoding histone gives MSVELPFAPIDGIIRRNAGELRVSADAAEELARRIQSHGADLAIDAAERATEDGRKTLMASDFGVEQVIDREDLTLPVAPIDRIARLRIEERYRVGVDARIALADILEDYADNVASAAATLARHADRRTVQAEDIETYFALFE, from the coding sequence ATGAGTGTCGAGTTGCCGTTCGCGCCGATCGACGGCATCATCCGGCGGAACGCGGGGGAACTCCGCGTCAGCGCGGATGCCGCCGAAGAGTTGGCCCGTCGGATCCAGTCACACGGCGCGGATCTGGCGATCGATGCGGCCGAGCGAGCAACCGAAGACGGACGAAAAACGCTGATGGCGTCGGACTTCGGGGTCGAACAGGTGATCGACCGCGAAGATCTCACGCTGCCGGTCGCGCCCATCGACCGAATCGCGCGGCTGCGGATCGAGGAGCGATATCGAGTCGGCGTCGACGCGCGGATCGCGTTGGCGGACATCCTGGAGGACTACGCTGACAACGTCGCGAGCGCGGCCGCCACGCTCGCGCGCCACGCCGACCGGCGAACTGTACAGGCCGAGGATATCGAGACGTACTTCGCACTGTTCGAGTAG
- a CDS encoding single-stranded DNA binding protein, producing the protein MGVIEDVYEDLDTDVEFEEFEAAVEDKVEQMGGLADDETAAMLIAHELRDEEADTIADIEPGMNDVKFLGKVTSIGDVRTFDRDDEEADEGRVCNIDVADASGSVRVALWDDMAAAAQDELEVGQVLRVMGRPKEGYSGLEVSADKVEPDEDAEVDVQVLDTYHVEDLSLGASDVDLVGQVLDTDAVRTFDRDDGSEGRVANLTVGDETGRVRVTLWDGKADLADEFAAGEVVEVGDGYVRERDGDLELHVGDRGTVERVDEDVEYVPETVDIADVEIGQTVDIGGGVIETDPTRTFDRDDGSEGQVRNVRIKDETGEIRVALWGDKADRDIDLADRVVFTDVEIQDGWQDDLEASANWRSTVAVLDGDASATADGVSSGSEAGGVRSGENETGLDAFGGAADEGDAGENTGSVTDGAAVNGGAAAATAERGDGDEVEFTGTVVQTGDPVVVDDGQQTKRIETDANLRLGEEITVRGTERDGTIQSEDVF; encoded by the coding sequence ATGGGAGTGATAGAGGACGTCTACGAGGATCTCGACACCGACGTCGAGTTCGAGGAGTTCGAGGCGGCCGTCGAGGACAAAGTCGAGCAGATGGGCGGGCTCGCCGACGATGAGACCGCCGCGATGCTCATCGCCCACGAACTCCGCGACGAGGAGGCCGACACGATAGCCGACATCGAACCCGGCATGAACGACGTGAAATTCCTCGGGAAGGTGACATCTATCGGCGACGTCCGGACGTTCGACCGCGACGACGAAGAGGCCGATGAGGGGCGCGTCTGTAACATCGACGTGGCGGACGCGTCCGGGTCGGTCCGGGTCGCGCTCTGGGACGACATGGCGGCGGCGGCGCAGGACGAACTCGAAGTCGGGCAGGTCCTCCGCGTGATGGGCCGGCCGAAGGAGGGGTACAGCGGGCTCGAAGTGAGCGCGGACAAGGTCGAGCCCGACGAGGACGCCGAGGTCGACGTGCAGGTGCTCGACACCTACCACGTCGAGGACCTCTCGCTCGGAGCCTCCGACGTCGACCTCGTCGGGCAGGTGCTCGATACGGACGCGGTCCGGACGTTCGACCGCGACGACGGCAGCGAGGGGCGCGTCGCCAATCTCACCGTCGGCGACGAGACCGGCCGCGTGCGCGTCACCCTGTGGGACGGCAAAGCCGACCTCGCAGACGAGTTCGCGGCCGGCGAGGTCGTCGAGGTCGGCGACGGCTACGTCCGCGAGCGCGACGGGGACTTGGAGCTACACGTCGGCGACCGCGGCACCGTCGAGCGCGTCGACGAGGACGTGGAGTACGTCCCGGAGACGGTCGACATCGCCGACGTGGAGATCGGACAGACCGTCGACATCGGCGGCGGGGTCATCGAGACGGACCCGACGCGGACGTTCGACCGCGACGACGGCAGCGAGGGACAGGTCCGGAACGTCCGGATCAAAGACGAGACGGGCGAGATCCGCGTCGCGCTCTGGGGCGACAAGGCCGACCGCGACATCGATCTGGCCGACCGCGTCGTCTTCACCGACGTCGAGATCCAAGACGGGTGGCAAGACGATCTCGAAGCGTCGGCAAACTGGCGGTCAACGGTCGCCGTGCTCGACGGAGACGCGAGCGCGACGGCGGACGGTGTGTCGAGCGGGTCGGAAGCCGGCGGCGTCCGTTCGGGTGAAAACGAAACCGGTCTCGACGCGTTCGGCGGCGCTGCCGACGAGGGCGACGCCGGTGAGAACACAGGGAGCGTTACAGACGGTGCGGCCGTCAACGGCGGTGCGGCGGCGGCGACAGCAGAGCGCGGGGACGGCGACGAGGTCGAATTCACCGGGACGGTAGTCCAGACCGGGGATCCGGTCGTGGTAGACGACGGCCAACAGACCAAACGCATCGAGACGGATGCGAATCTCCGGCTCGGCGAGGAGATCACCGTCCGCGGCACGGAGCGAGACGGGACGATCCAAAGTGAGGACGTGTTCTGA
- a CDS encoding universal stress protein — protein sequence MVEHILVPVDDSDPAIDALDFAVENYPDASITALHVVDPSEFSAAMGIEGAATYSDVVESHEDTAEELLAEMSERVAKRGVSIETEYVVGDVDRSIVEYIDDHDIDHVVIGSHGRSGATRVLLGSVAESVTRRSQVPVTVIR from the coding sequence ATGGTGGAACACATCCTAGTTCCGGTAGACGATTCGGATCCGGCGATCGACGCCCTTGACTTCGCAGTCGAGAACTATCCCGATGCCAGCATCACGGCGTTGCACGTCGTCGACCCTTCAGAATTTAGCGCCGCCATGGGCATCGAGGGGGCCGCCACGTACAGCGACGTGGTTGAGAGTCACGAGGACACTGCCGAAGAGTTGCTCGCCGAGATGAGCGAACGGGTCGCCAAACGCGGCGTGAGCATTGAGACGGAGTACGTCGTCGGAGATGTTGACCGCTCGATAGTGGAATACATCGACGACCACGATATTGACCACGTCGTCATTGGAAGCCACGGCCGGAGCGGAGCAACTCGCGTCCTGTTGGGAAGCGTCGCCGAGTCGGTCACTCGCCGTTCACAAGTGCCTGTGACGGTCATTCGGTGA
- a CDS encoding cation:proton antiporter — protein sequence MPVIATILVSGLAVQLLAHRLRVPSVIFYLAIGVVLGPEVLGIVTLETFGSGLEIIVGLSVAVIVFEGAFALELDRIRRASTVSLRLVTVSALVMFIGTAVAVRTFEGASWEIALLIGALLVATGPTVITPILDVVRVRDHVATALETEGIINDVTAAIVAVVIFETLLLDDLGIQATIGAFLQRFGVGVAAGVLATASIYLLLESDLVPERDVQASQFLVLAAAVGSFAAAEVVAAEAGIAAAATSGMLLGNLDIDNREEIERFAQNTTLIVLSFVFISLAALIDVAAIRSLGLGAVALVAVIMLVLRPLGAFIATAGVERFTRAERLFIASVGPRGIIPASVATLFAIELELAGNLAAGQLLVGTVFAVIFATVAIEAGLARQIGDTLGVTPMRTIIVGGGRVGRALATRLENRGEYVVIVERDGDELKRTRADGFTVYEGDGSDAETLHGARVDEAKRFVATTADDDINLLACQLAKTKFGVDAVYARVNDPTNVDAFESVGVTPIDSATATAVAIDDEIERPALAHWMNELGDDHDVQEVAVTAGGIAGKTIRDLNSEIPDGAFVAVVSRDGENHVPSADRVIERGDHVTFVGDADAVRKAMNRFHPHD from the coding sequence CTGCCGGTTATCGCGACGATACTGGTCTCGGGGCTCGCGGTGCAACTGCTCGCGCACCGCCTGCGGGTTCCGAGTGTCATCTTCTATCTCGCCATCGGCGTGGTGTTGGGACCGGAGGTACTGGGGATCGTGACGCTCGAAACGTTCGGGAGCGGCTTGGAGATCATCGTCGGGCTCAGCGTCGCGGTCATCGTCTTCGAGGGCGCGTTCGCCCTCGAACTCGACCGGATCCGCCGCGCGTCGACGGTGTCGCTCCGGCTCGTGACGGTCAGCGCCCTCGTGATGTTCATCGGGACGGCGGTCGCGGTCCGGACCTTCGAGGGGGCGAGCTGGGAGATCGCACTGCTCATCGGCGCGTTGCTCGTGGCGACCGGGCCGACAGTCATCACGCCGATCCTCGACGTCGTCCGCGTCAGAGACCACGTCGCGACGGCGCTCGAAACGGAGGGAATAATCAACGACGTGACAGCCGCGATCGTCGCAGTGGTGATCTTCGAGACGCTGCTTCTCGACGACCTCGGAATCCAAGCGACGATCGGCGCGTTCCTCCAGCGGTTCGGCGTCGGCGTGGCGGCGGGCGTGCTGGCGACGGCGAGCATCTACCTGCTTTTGGAAAGCGATCTCGTTCCCGAACGGGACGTGCAGGCCTCGCAGTTCCTCGTGTTGGCGGCGGCGGTCGGCTCCTTCGCGGCCGCGGAAGTCGTCGCCGCCGAGGCCGGGATCGCGGCCGCGGCGACGAGCGGGATGCTGCTCGGGAACCTCGATATCGACAACCGCGAGGAGATAGAGCGGTTCGCACAGAACACGACGCTCATCGTGCTGTCGTTCGTCTTCATCTCGCTGGCCGCGCTTATCGACGTGGCCGCGATCCGCAGCCTCGGCCTCGGCGCGGTCGCGCTCGTGGCCGTCATCATGCTCGTTCTCCGTCCGCTGGGCGCGTTCATCGCGACCGCCGGCGTCGAGCGGTTCACGCGGGCCGAGCGGCTGTTCATCGCGAGCGTCGGGCCTCGGGGAATCATCCCGGCGAGCGTGGCCACACTGTTCGCGATCGAGTTGGAGTTGGCGGGGAACCTCGCGGCGGGACAGCTGCTCGTCGGGACGGTGTTCGCCGTCATCTTCGCGACGGTCGCGATCGAGGCCGGGCTCGCGCGACAGATCGGCGACACTCTCGGAGTGACACCAATGCGCACCATAATCGTCGGCGGCGGTCGGGTCGGCCGGGCGCTCGCCACACGACTGGAGAATCGCGGCGAGTACGTCGTCATCGTCGAACGCGACGGTGACGAACTCAAACGAACGCGGGCGGACGGGTTCACCGTGTACGAGGGCGACGGCAGCGACGCGGAGACGCTGCACGGCGCGCGCGTTGACGAGGCGAAGCGGTTCGTCGCGACGACGGCAGACGACGACATCAACCTGCTCGCGTGTCAGCTCGCGAAGACGAAGTTCGGCGTCGACGCGGTGTACGCCCGAGTGAACGACCCGACGAACGTCGACGCCTTCGAGAGCGTCGGCGTGACGCCGATCGACTCGGCGACAGCGACGGCGGTGGCGATCGACGACGAGATCGAGCGGCCGGCGCTGGCTCACTGGATGAACGAGCTCGGCGACGACCACGACGTACAGGAAGTCGCCGTGACCGCCGGGGGCATCGCCGGCAAGACGATCCGAGACCTCAACTCGGAGATCCCCGACGGGGCGTTCGTCGCCGTCGTCAGCCGAGACGGCGAAAACCACGTCCCGTCGGCCGACCGCGTGATCGAACGCGGCGACCACGTCACCTTTGTGGGCGACGCTGACGCAGTCAGGAAAGCAATGAACCGGTTCCACCCGCACGATTAG
- a CDS encoding nicotinate-nucleotide--dimethylbenzimidazole phosphoribosyltransferase, whose protein sequence is MSGVTLVVVAGTTETAAIDGISAAGADPELRTHTPSADLEIVADGRPAPDSPVPVSPSGCPTPAVVTRAVRERVGFDVVGVDAGLEVPTDAPVRGVGAVPGGDVRDREPVPDAAAVFENARELAPEVATGGDGAGATDELLVAETIPGGTTTALGVLTALGERPVVSSSLAANPLERKRAAVEAGLAASDLSSGDAAGDPLDAVRLMGDPVLAAAAGLVVGALDAGRDVTLAGGTQLAAVAALARHAGVDRRLPLATTSFVADDPTADVAGLAADLELSLTATDPEFGSSDHPAMAAYARGEAKEGVGMGGALALADRAGVSTAAVRDRVAAITDRLLAEREAADAAGGTR, encoded by the coding sequence GTGTCCGGCGTGACTCTCGTCGTCGTCGCCGGGACGACGGAGACGGCCGCGATCGACGGAATAAGCGCCGCGGGTGCCGATCCGGAGCTGCGGACGCACACGCCGAGCGCCGACCTCGAGATCGTCGCCGACGGTCGTCCCGCGCCCGACTCCCCCGTCCCGGTCAGCCCGTCGGGGTGTCCGACGCCCGCGGTCGTCACGCGGGCGGTGAGAGAGCGAGTCGGATTCGACGTCGTCGGCGTCGACGCCGGCCTCGAAGTTCCGACCGACGCGCCGGTCCGCGGCGTCGGAGCCGTCCCCGGCGGCGACGTGCGCGATCGCGAGCCGGTTCCGGACGCCGCCGCTGTCTTCGAGAACGCACGCGAGCTGGCCCCCGAGGTCGCTACCGGCGGGGACGGCGCGGGGGCGACCGACGAGCTCCTCGTCGCCGAGACGATCCCGGGCGGCACGACCACCGCGCTCGGCGTGTTGACCGCGCTCGGCGAGCGCCCCGTCGTCTCCTCGTCGCTCGCGGCCAACCCCCTCGAACGGAAGCGCGCAGCCGTCGAGGCGGGGCTCGCCGCGAGCGACCTCTCGTCCGGCGACGCCGCGGGCGACCCCCTCGACGCGGTGCGGCTAATGGGTGACCCGGTGCTCGCCGCCGCCGCGGGGCTCGTGGTCGGCGCGCTCGACGCCGGGCGAGACGTGACGCTCGCGGGCGGCACCCAGCTCGCCGCCGTCGCGGCGCTGGCGCGGCACGCTGGCGTCGACCGGCGGCTCCCGCTCGCGACGACGTCGTTCGTCGCTGACGATCCGACCGCCGACGTGGCGGGACTCGCCGCCGACCTCGAGTTGTCGCTCACCGCGACGGACCCCGAGTTCGGGTCGAGCGACCACCCCGCGATGGCGGCGTACGCCCGCGGCGAGGCGAAGGAGGGCGTCGGCATGGGCGGCGCGTTGGCGCTCGCCGACCGCGCGGGCGTCTCGACTGCGGCCGTGCGAGACCGCGTCGCGGCGATCACCGACCGGCTGCTGGCCGAGCGAGAAGCGGCGGACGCGGCCGGGGGCACGCGATGA
- a CDS encoding cobyrinic acid a,c-diamide synthase, producing MRGVVLGGVSSGVGKTVAALAAIRALSAAGHAVQPAKAGPDFIDPSHHAQVAGRPSRTLDLWLQGEAGLRRNYARGEGDICVVEGVMGLYDGDKSSTAAVAEALDLPVVLVVDASAGMESVAATALGFRTYAERAGRDVDVVGVIAQRAHGGRHARGIREALPDELTYFGRIPPRDDLEIPERHLGLHMGEESPLSEDALDAAAAEIRTERLVDVAREPTVPADSGDADATLEEPPTAAGDRPRVALARDEAFRFVYPATVERMREHATVVPFEPTAGDPLPPCEGVYLPGGYPENHAAALAEGPALSDVADAAADGTPVLGECGGLMALAESLTTVDGDAHQMAGALPADVTMRERYQALDHVELRATRDAPTAASGETRRGHEFHYSSAEVAADARFAFEVERGTGVDGDRDGLIEHRTLGTYCHLHPEGGAFDAFLDGL from the coding sequence ATGAGGGGCGTCGTCCTCGGCGGCGTCAGTTCGGGGGTGGGCAAGACCGTCGCCGCGCTCGCGGCGATCCGCGCGCTCTCCGCCGCCGGCCACGCGGTCCAGCCGGCGAAGGCGGGCCCGGACTTCATCGATCCGAGCCACCACGCGCAGGTGGCGGGCCGGCCCTCGCGCACGCTCGACCTGTGGCTGCAGGGGGAGGCGGGCCTCCGTCGGAACTACGCCCGCGGCGAGGGAGACATCTGCGTCGTCGAGGGCGTCATGGGACTGTACGACGGCGACAAATCGAGCACGGCCGCCGTCGCCGAGGCGCTCGACCTCCCGGTGGTGCTCGTCGTCGACGCGAGCGCCGGCATGGAGAGCGTCGCCGCGACCGCGCTCGGCTTTCGGACGTACGCGGAGCGCGCCGGCCGCGACGTCGACGTCGTCGGCGTGATCGCCCAGCGCGCCCACGGCGGCCGGCACGCCCGGGGGATTCGTGAGGCGCTCCCCGACGAGCTGACGTACTTCGGTCGGATCCCCCCCCGCGACGACCTGGAGATCCCGGAGCGGCACCTCGGGCTCCACATGGGCGAGGAGTCGCCGCTCTCCGAGGACGCGCTCGACGCGGCCGCCGCGGAGATTCGAACCGAGCGGCTCGTCGACGTCGCTCGGGAGCCGACGGTGCCGGCCGATTCGGGCGACGCGGACGCCACCCTTGAGGAGCCACCGACGGCCGCCGGCGACCGTCCGCGCGTCGCGCTCGCCCGCGATGAGGCCTTCCGGTTCGTCTACCCGGCCACCGTCGAACGGATGCGCGAGCACGCGACCGTCGTCCCCTTCGAACCCACCGCCGGCGACCCGCTTCCCCCCTGCGAGGGCGTCTACCTCCCCGGCGGCTACCCCGAGAATCACGCCGCGGCGCTGGCCGAGGGGCCGGCGCTCTCGGACGTCGCCGACGCGGCCGCGGACGGGACGCCTGTCCTCGGCGAGTGCGGCGGGCTGATGGCGCTCGCCGAGTCGCTGACCACCGTCGACGGCGACGCACACCAGATGGCGGGCGCGCTCCCGGCTGACGTGACGATGCGCGAGCGGTATCAGGCGCTCGACCACGTCGAACTGCGCGCGACCCGGGACGCGCCGACCGCCGCGTCGGGCGAGACGCGCCGCGGCCACGAGTTCCACTACTCGTCGGCCGAGGTCGCCGCCGATGCGCGGTTCGCCTTCGAGGTCGAGCGCGGAACCGGCGTCGACGGCGACCGCGACGGGCTGATCGAACATCGAACGCTCGGAACGTACTGTCACCTCCACCCCGAGGGCGGAGCGTTCGACGCGTTCCTCGACGGACTGTGA
- a CDS encoding CobD/CbiB family cobalamin biosynthesis protein: protein MSAVSALGLALASSGPALASPPSALPLAPVRSGVASAIAALGLAVAADLAVGEPPTRLHPVAWFGSLVGRVDREWGRPRLVGVAVAVAFPLAAAVALGGLVAVAAEFGPRTAGSSVLAIVVAAGILSASASLRMLLDVTADVVAATETDPAAARESVRALVGRDLAALSPAQIRSAAVESATENLADGFVAPLWWFAVGTTLGAVLDALAAPVGTVPSTSLASSTSLASSTSLASSASLALPTSLVLPLGVAAAVWIKGVNTLDSMLGYRTKPIGWASARLDDLAMYLPARASAGCLAVAALAVGGTPLRDVLRRARSWAREPASPNSGWPMAVGAAALDVRLEKPGNYALNPAVDPPTAADGERAVRLVGAAGGVAVAATAGWLLALAGVTAWL from the coding sequence ATGTCCGCCGTCTCCGCGCTCGGTCTCGCGCTCGCCTCGTCCGGCCCCGCGCTCGCCTCGCCCCCTTCCGCTCTCCCGCTCGCTCCGGTTCGCTCCGGAGTCGCCTCCGCGATCGCCGCGCTCGGGCTCGCCGTCGCGGCCGACCTCGCGGTCGGCGAGCCTCCGACCCGTCTCCACCCTGTTGCGTGGTTCGGCTCGCTCGTCGGCCGAGTCGACCGCGAGTGGGGTCGGCCTCGCCTCGTCGGCGTCGCGGTCGCGGTCGCGTTCCCGCTCGCAGCCGCGGTCGCGCTCGGCGGTCTCGTCGCGGTCGCGGCGGAGTTCGGCCCGCGGACGGCCGGGAGTTCGGTCCTCGCTATCGTCGTCGCGGCCGGTATCCTCTCTGCGAGCGCGAGCCTCCGGATGCTGCTCGACGTCACGGCGGACGTGGTCGCCGCGACCGAGACGGACCCGGCGGCCGCCCGCGAGTCGGTCCGCGCGCTCGTCGGCCGGGACTTGGCAGCGCTCTCGCCCGCCCAGATCCGGAGCGCGGCCGTCGAGAGCGCGACGGAGAACCTCGCCGACGGGTTTGTCGCGCCCCTGTGGTGGTTCGCGGTCGGGACCACCCTCGGCGCGGTTCTCGACGCGCTTGCCGCGCCGGTCGGCACCGTCCCTTCGACCTCGCTTGCATCCTCGACCTCGCTTGCATCCTCGACCTCGCTTGCATCCTCGGCGTCGCTCGCGCTCCCGACCTCGCTGGTCCTTCCGCTCGGGGTCGCCGCCGCGGTCTGGATCAAGGGAGTGAACACGCTCGACTCCATGCTCGGCTACCGGACGAAGCCGATCGGCTGGGCGAGCGCGCGGCTCGACGATCTCGCCATGTACCTCCCCGCCCGCGCGAGCGCCGGGTGTCTCGCGGTCGCCGCGCTCGCGGTCGGCGGCACCCCTCTCCGCGACGTGCTCAGACGCGCCCGGTCGTGGGCGCGAGAGCCTGCCTCGCCGAACTCGGGGTGGCCGATGGCGGTCGGCGCGGCCGCCCTCGACGTGCGGCTCGAAAAGCCCGGGAACTACGCGCTGAATCCCGCCGTCGACCCACCGACCGCGGCCGACGGCGAGCGCGCGGTGCGGCTCGTCGGCGCGGCCGGCGGCGTCGCGGTCGCGGCGACGGCCGGGTGGCTGCTCGCGCTCGCGGGGGTGACGGCGTGGCTCTGA
- a CDS encoding adenosylcobinamide-GDP ribazoletransferase, with protein MALTGALAALRDAAAALRGALGFLTRIPVGSDAAAWESFARSPWSLPAAGYLVGPLVALPLLAPVPAPTAALGFVAGIYALTGITHLDGVADLGDAAVVHGDADARREVLNDAALGVGGTVALALVVLALATAGLSLARIAGASPPAPVAGSSPAPSAAPAAAVAIVVVAEVGAKAATATLVCVGDAAHEGLGSALADGATSSDALAVLLVATPAALLARPAIGSAAPVLAAAAFAAAFATAAAFRRWSARRLGGISGDVLGATTELARVAALHAGVIAWTRF; from the coding sequence GTGGCTCTGACCGGCGCTCTCGCCGCCCTGCGAGACGCCGCCGCCGCGCTCCGAGGCGCGCTCGGCTTCCTCACCCGGATCCCGGTCGGCAGCGACGCCGCCGCGTGGGAGTCGTTCGCCCGGTCGCCGTGGAGCCTCCCGGCCGCCGGCTACCTCGTCGGCCCGCTCGTCGCCCTGCCGCTCCTCGCTCCCGTGCCCGCGCCGACGGCGGCGCTCGGGTTCGTCGCCGGTATCTACGCGCTGACGGGGATAACACACCTCGACGGGGTCGCGGACCTCGGCGACGCCGCGGTCGTCCACGGCGACGCCGACGCGCGCCGTGAGGTGTTGAACGACGCCGCGCTCGGCGTCGGCGGCACCGTCGCGCTCGCGCTCGTCGTCCTCGCGCTCGCGACCGCGGGACTGTCTCTGGCCCGGATCGCCGGGGCGTCTCCCCCGGCTCCGGTCGCCGGATCGTCGCCCGCCCCCTCGGCCGCCCCGGCCGCCGCGGTCGCGATCGTCGTCGTCGCCGAGGTGGGCGCGAAGGCCGCGACGGCGACGCTCGTCTGCGTCGGCGACGCCGCCCACGAGGGGCTCGGCTCGGCGCTCGCCGACGGGGCCACTTCTTCGGACGCGCTCGCCGTCCTCCTCGTCGCGACGCCCGCGGCGCTTCTCGCGCGGCCGGCCATCGGATCCGCTGCCCCGGTGCTCGCGGCTGCCGCGTTCGCCGCCGCGTTCGCGACCGCCGCCGCGTTCCGCCGGTGGAGCGCGCGGCGGCTCGGCGGGATCTCCGGCGACGTGCTGGGCGCGACGACCGAGCTGGCGCGTGTCGCCGCGTTACACGCGGGGGTGATCGCGTGGACGCGCTTCTGA
- a CDS encoding NTP transferase domain-containing protein: MDALLMCGGRGTRLGGDAEKPLVTVAGRPMVGRALAALAESRIERVHAVVSPHATATRSHLAERTAARGDSDTDLRIVDAPGDGYVSDLRYALGVGDAADAETAADAETAADPPVLTVAADLPLLDGEAVDHVLDAAESAASPSLTVCVPAARKRDLGVSADGPFEVEGRAVIPAGINVVGGVRGVAGDGADAPDASETDVAPDDSADAPGDESLDDEIYLTDDRRLAVNVNYPSDVRIAEALLAEEPTTR, from the coding sequence GTGGACGCGCTTCTGATGTGTGGCGGCCGCGGGACGCGTCTCGGCGGCGACGCGGAGAAGCCGCTTGTCACGGTCGCGGGGCGGCCGATGGTCGGCCGCGCGCTCGCGGCGCTGGCCGAGAGCCGGATCGAGCGGGTACACGCCGTCGTCTCGCCGCACGCGACCGCGACGCGGTCGCACCTCGCGGAGCGCACCGCGGCGCGCGGAGACTCGGATACCGACCTCCGGATCGTCGACGCTCCGGGCGACGGGTACGTCTCCGACCTCCGGTACGCGCTTGGCGTGGGCGACGCCGCCGACGCCGAGACGGCCGCCGACGCCGAGACGGCCGCCGATCCCCCAGTTCTCACCGTCGCCGCGGACCTTCCGCTCCTCGACGGCGAGGCGGTCGACCACGTTCTCGACGCCGCCGAATCGGCCGCATCGCCCTCGCTTACGGTCTGCGTGCCCGCGGCTCGAAAGCGCGACCTCGGGGTCAGCGCGGACGGCCCGTTCGAGGTCGAGGGACGCGCCGTTATCCCGGCGGGGATCAACGTCGTCGGCGGCGTTCGCGGCGTGGCTGGCGACGGTGCGGACGCGCCCGACGCGAGCGAGACCGACGTCGCGCCCGACGACAGCGCGGACGCGCCGGGCGACGAGTCCCTCGACGACGAGATCTATCTCACCGACGACCGTCGACTCGCCGTCAACGTCAACTACCCGTCGGACGTGCGGATCGCAGAGGCGCTCCTCGCGGAGGAGCCGACGACTCGCTGA